TCCAGCCGGTCCAGGCCGGCCAGCAGTTCGAGGCCCGGTCCGTCGCCGACCGTGCCCCGGACCAGCATCGACAGCACCTCGCGGGACGTGCCGGCCGCGGTGGCGAACGCGATCAGCCGCAGCGCCATGTCCCAGCTGCGCGGCGACGGCCAGGCACCGCCGCGGGCCTGGTCCGCGCCGGGCAGCCGGTGCACCAGGCCCGGCCGTGCCGTGAGGAACGCCTGCACGGCCCGCCGGGCGTAGGCGACCGCCTCCGGCAGCCGCGCGCGGTCCAGCCGGGGCAGCACCGCGCGCGGCCACACGCCGCCGAGCCCGCGGACCACCACCGCGGCGTCGTGCGTCCACCGCAGATGGACGAACCGGTTCGCCAGCGGGGGGCTGAGTTCCCAGCCGTCCGCCGCGGAGCCGCGCGGGTTCGCCGCGGCCACGATCCGCACGCCGGGCGGCAGCGTCAGCGCGCCCACCCGCCGTTCCAGCACCAGCCGCAGCAGCGCGGCCTGCACCGCCGGCGGCGCGGTCGACAGCTCGTCCAGGAACAGCAGCCCGCGGCCGGCCTCGACCAGCCGCACCGCCCAGTCCGGCGGCGCCATCGGCACGCCCCGGACGGCCGGATCGTCGCCCACCACCGGCAGCCCGGCGAAGTCGGACGGCTCGTGCACGCTCGCGATCACCGTGGTCAGCGGCAGGCCGAGGTCCGCCGCCAGCTGCGTCAGCCCGGCGGTCTTCCCGATCCCCGGCTCACCCCACAGCAGCACCGGCAGGTCCGCCGCGACCGCCAGCGTCAGCGCGTCCAGTTGCACGTCGCGCCGCTCCTCCGTTGCCGTGTCGCCGAGCAGCGCGAGCAGTTCCGCCGCGGTGCCGAGTTGGTCGTCGTTGCGCATCCGTGTCATCACCCTCATCTCTCAAAAGATCAAATTCCTTCGCCGGTACGGTGGCGTCAGCACTCGTTCCGGCGGGCGTCCGCGTTCCGGAGGCGCCGGGTCCCGCGCTCGGAGCGGCGGCATCCGCTGTCTCGCGGGCGCCGGCCACCCGGTCAGCGGTGTCTCCGCCGGGGGCGGTGCCGGGTGTGGCCGCGGTCGACGGCGTACCGCCAGTCGGTGCGTGGCCGCAGCTGGTGGTCCGGGTCGCCGAGGTCGGCCGGCCCGGTGACCGCCCGGTACCGGGCGTAGGTCGCGCGGTGCTCCACGGCCGCGTCCAGCTCGTCCCGCAGCGGCCCGCCGGGCAGCACCGCGGCCGGGCCGAGCAGGTCCTCGACGTCGCGCAGCGCGCCCTCGGTGTCGCCGTGGTCCAGGCGGGCCCGCACGTCGTCCAGGCCCGCCGGGCGCCGGTGCAGCTCGTGGACGACGCGCAGACAGGGCAGCGGCGTGCCGGTCAGGGCGGCCAGCGTCTCCTCCCGGCGAAGCGTGGCGTCGTCGTGGTCGAGCGGCCGCAGCACGCCGTCCACCAGCCCGATCCGGTGGTCGGCGCCGCGGCAGCGCACCACGCGTACCCGCGCGGGGTTCGCCGTTGCTCCCACAACCGGTTCCGCGGCGACCCAGCCGGGGACGAGCGCGGCCGCGACCAGCGGATGCAGCTCGTCCGGCGTGATCAGGCCGGCGCGCAGCAACGTGAGGTCCGGTGGTTCCCAGACCGCCGCCTCCGGCAGCACCGGCAGGCCGCGGCCGGTGCCCGCGGTCAGGCGCGGCGGCGCCCCGGCCGCGCGGTGCAGCACCAGCCGCTCGCCGGCCCCGGCCCGGATCGCGATCGCGCGGTCGCCGGCCCGCCCCTCGGCCCGCAGCAGGATCGCCGCCTCGGCCGCCCACCGGTCGACCGCGCATCC
This genomic window from Catenuloplanes niger contains:
- a CDS encoding AAA family ATPase encodes the protein MRVMTRMRNDDQLGTAAELLALLGDTATEERRDVQLDALTLAVAADLPVLLWGEPGIGKTAGLTQLAADLGLPLTTVIASVHEPSDFAGLPVVGDDPAVRGVPMAPPDWAVRLVEAGRGLLFLDELSTAPPAVQAALLRLVLERRVGALTLPPGVRIVAAANPRGSAADGWELSPPLANRFVHLRWTHDAAVVVRGLGGVWPRAVLPRLDRARLPEAVAYARRAVQAFLTARPGLVHRLPGADQARGGAWPSPRSWDMALRLIAFATAAGTSREVLSMLVRGTVGDGPGLELLAGLDRLDLPGPETLLADPAGAPLPERGDLRQAVLDSVISAVRDRPTRERWDAAWALLARAAETGPPDLVVVPATTLAALRREEWDVPALIDRLAGTVSLSRRAVAA